Proteins encoded in a region of the Mesoflavibacter profundi genome:
- a CDS encoding DUF368 domain-containing protein: protein MQRRLKDYLFISLKGVAMGAADAVPGVSGGTIAFISGIYEELVTTISNINLDLLKTLKNKGFNAFWTKLNGNFILALLTGIIISFISFMRIAKYLLEQHTVLIWSFFFGLIIASIYFVGKQIKKWSAATVIALIIGTCIAFYISNLPSLASNTSSYFLFIAGAIAICAMILPGISGSFILVILGAYKTLSDAFHDFDLKKIALFASGAVVGLLSFSRILKWLFKHYHNITLALLTGFILGSLNKVWPYKKTDTVMSDLNGQIIEFETVSDVGTLGIYQKNLNNFDSYKTVLEHSISPSNYEAINATSAQLPLAIGLMIAGFLTIFILEKLGNKVK, encoded by the coding sequence ATGCAAAGACGATTAAAAGACTACCTGTTTATAAGTTTAAAAGGTGTTGCAATGGGCGCAGCAGATGCTGTTCCTGGAGTTTCTGGAGGAACAATTGCTTTTATTTCTGGTATCTATGAAGAGCTTGTAACTACAATAAGTAATATTAATCTTGACTTACTTAAAACTCTAAAAAACAAAGGTTTTAATGCATTTTGGACAAAGCTTAATGGTAATTTTATATTAGCCTTACTTACTGGAATAATCATAAGCTTTATTTCGTTTATGAGAATTGCTAAATACCTTTTAGAACAACATACTGTTTTAATTTGGTCTTTCTTCTTTGGTCTTATTATAGCAAGTATCTATTTTGTAGGAAAGCAAATTAAAAAATGGTCTGCAGCAACTGTTATAGCTTTAATTATTGGTACTTGTATTGCTTTTTATATTTCCAACTTACCATCTTTAGCAAGTAATACTAGTAGTTATTTTCTATTTATTGCTGGTGCAATTGCAATTTGCGCTATGATTTTACCAGGAATTTCTGGTAGTTTTATATTAGTAATTTTAGGCGCATATAAAACTTTAAGTGACGCGTTTCATGACTTTGATTTAAAAAAAATAGCATTATTTGCTTCTGGTGCTGTAGTTGGTTTGCTTAGTTTTAGTAGAATTTTAAAATGGCTTTTTAAACATTATCACAATATTACTCTAGCCTTGTTAACCGGTTTTATTTTAGGTTCCTTAAACAAAGTCTGGCCATATAAAAAAACAGATACAGTTATGAGTGATCTTAATGGGCAAATCATAGAATTTGAAACTGTTTCAGATGTTGGAACACTTGGTATTTATCAAAAAAATCTAAATAATTTTGACAGTTATAAAACTGTTTTAGAGCATAGTATTTCGCCTTCTAATTATGAGGCTATAAATGCAACAAGTGCGCAATTACCTCTAGCAATTGGATTAATGATTGCTGGATTTTTAACTATTTTTATACTTGAAAAATTAGGAAACAAAGTTAAATAA
- a CDS encoding tetratricopeptide repeat protein — translation MEFSQDKPNYNISLNKFESMLKTNNVLFFDSEEFENIIHHYLNQGKVALAKKAIKLGLEQHPTSTNLKLFKVEVYVFENKLKEANILLDGLYQLEPSNEEIYIQKANILSKEDKHEDAIKVLKIALNISEETSEIYALIGMEYLFLDNFEDAKQSFMRCLEEDPEDYSSLYNIMYCFDFLNQNEEAILFLNKYLNENPYCEVAWHQLGKQYFSIKDYKKALSAFDFAIISDDTFVGAYLEKGKVLEKLKRYKEAIENYHLTMELDDPTSFALLRMGCCYEKLGQLDLAKQYYYKTVKEDPLLDKGWIAITKFYTKQHNYQKALYYINKAINIDAENVIYWKLYAQINHRLNFLEEAERGHKRALDLGNYELTTWISRTDILLQLGEIDAASYNLIQAAEFYPENPEIEFRLAGIYFQILEVEKASYHLKNALSYNKDYLFIVEELFPLVYNSITFQKALKKLQ, via the coding sequence ATGGAATTTAGCCAAGATAAACCTAACTACAATATTTCGCTTAACAAATTTGAGTCTATGCTTAAAACAAACAACGTATTGTTTTTTGACTCTGAAGAATTTGAAAACATAATACACCATTACCTTAATCAAGGTAAAGTGGCATTAGCCAAAAAAGCTATAAAATTAGGTTTAGAGCAACATCCAACATCAACAAACTTAAAACTTTTTAAAGTAGAAGTTTATGTTTTTGAAAATAAGCTAAAAGAAGCTAATATACTTCTAGATGGGTTATATCAATTAGAACCTTCTAACGAAGAAATTTACATTCAAAAAGCTAACATTTTATCTAAAGAAGATAAACATGAAGATGCTATAAAAGTTTTAAAAATTGCATTAAATATTTCTGAAGAAACCTCTGAAATCTATGCGCTTATCGGTATGGAATATCTTTTTTTAGACAACTTTGAAGACGCTAAACAAAGTTTTATGAGATGTCTAGAAGAAGATCCAGAAGATTATTCTTCATTATATAATATTATGTATTGTTTTGATTTTTTAAATCAAAATGAAGAGGCTATTCTATTTTTAAACAAATATTTAAATGAAAATCCTTATTGTGAAGTCGCTTGGCACCAATTAGGTAAACAATATTTTTCTATAAAAGATTATAAAAAAGCACTTAGCGCGTTTGATTTTGCAATCATATCAGACGATACATTTGTTGGAGCTTATCTAGAAAAAGGAAAAGTTTTAGAGAAACTAAAACGCTATAAAGAAGCAATAGAAAATTACCATTTAACCATGGAGTTGGACGATCCAACTAGTTTTGCTTTGTTAAGAATGGGTTGTTGTTACGAGAAGTTAGGACAATTAGACTTAGCTAAACAATATTATTACAAGACCGTAAAAGAAGATCCGTTATTAGATAAAGGTTGGATTGCAATTACAAAGTTTTACACCAAACAACACAATTACCAAAAAGCACTTTATTACATTAATAAAGCTATTAATATAGATGCAGAAAATGTAATTTATTGGAAATTATATGCGCAAATTAATCACAGATTAAACTTTCTTGAAGAAGCCGAAAGAGGTCACAAACGCGCTTTAGATTTAGGTAATTACGAATTAACTACTTGGATTTCTAGAACAGATATACTTTTACAACTTGGTGAAATAGATGCAGCAAGTTATAACCTAATTCAAGCTGCAGAATTTTACCCAGAAAACCCTGAAATAGAGTTTAGATTGGCTGGAATTTATTTTCAAATATTAGAGGTAGAAAAAGCAAGTTACCACCTAAAAAACGCGTTAAGTTATAACAAAGATTATCTTTTTATTGTTGAAGAATTGTTTCCGCTAGTTTACAATTCTATAACTTTTCAAAAGGCGTTAAAAAAGTTACAATAA
- a CDS encoding aspartate aminotransferase family protein, with protein sequence MKDLFFKYQAQTSPFPLGMEVSHAKGSYIYDTNNNAFLDFVAGVSACTLGHCHPKVVTAIKDQTEKYLHVMVYGEYAQNPAVDLCQFIANHLPAPLEQTYLVNSGTEAIEGALKLARRVTGRSEIIAMHNAYHGNTMGSLSLMDYEERKAPFRPLIPDVHHINFNSETDLDFITNKTAAVIAETIQGGAGFIEPTNNYLSKLKAKCKSVGALLILDEIQPGIGRTGKLFGFQNYNVIPDIVVTGKGLGGGLPIGAFTASTAHMSLLQDNPKMGHITTFGGNPVIAASALATLKEVVSTNLMEQTLEKETLIRQHLKHPLIKEIRGKGLMLAAITTSPEVTNHVVLEAQKQGLILFWLLFEPKAIRITPPLTISKEEIIKGCGIIIDILNNYK encoded by the coding sequence ATGAAAGATTTATTCTTTAAATATCAAGCACAAACTTCACCTTTCCCTTTAGGCATGGAAGTTTCTCATGCAAAAGGAAGCTATATTTATGACACAAACAACAATGCGTTTTTAGATTTTGTTGCTGGTGTATCTGCATGCACTTTAGGACATTGTCACCCTAAAGTTGTAACTGCTATAAAAGATCAAACAGAAAAGTACTTACATGTAATGGTTTATGGCGAATATGCCCAAAATCCAGCTGTAGATTTATGTCAATTCATAGCCAACCACTTACCTGCACCATTAGAACAAACCTATTTGGTAAATTCTGGTACAGAAGCTATTGAAGGCGCTTTAAAACTAGCTAGACGTGTAACAGGAAGAAGTGAGATTATTGCAATGCATAATGCATATCATGGTAATACTATGGGATCATTAAGTTTAATGGATTATGAAGAAAGAAAAGCGCCTTTTAGACCACTTATCCCAGATGTGCATCATATTAATTTTAATAGTGAAACGGACTTAGATTTCATTACTAATAAAACTGCAGCAGTTATTGCCGAGACCATTCAAGGTGGCGCAGGATTTATAGAACCAACCAACAATTACCTATCTAAATTAAAAGCAAAGTGCAAAAGCGTTGGCGCGTTATTAATTTTAGACGAAATTCAACCAGGAATTGGTAGAACAGGTAAGCTTTTTGGGTTTCAAAACTATAATGTAATTCCGGATATTGTAGTCACAGGTAAAGGTCTTGGTGGCGGATTACCAATTGGCGCATTTACTGCTTCTACAGCACATATGTCTTTACTGCAAGACAATCCTAAAATGGGACATATTACAACTTTTGGTGGCAATCCAGTAATTGCAGCTTCCGCTTTAGCGACTTTAAAAGAAGTAGTATCTACCAATCTAATGGAACAAACTTTAGAAAAAGAAACATTAATAAGACAGCATTTAAAACATCCTTTAATAAAAGAAATTAGAGGTAAAGGATTAATGCTTGCTGCAATAACAACTTCGCCAGAAGTGACTAATCATGTTGTATTAGAAGCACAAAAACAAGGATTAATCTTATTCTGGTTATTGTTTGAGCCTAAAGCCATACGTATTACTCCTCCATTAACTATTTCTAAAGAAGAAATTATAAAAGGTTGTGGCATTATTATTGACATACTAAATAACTATAAGTAA
- a CDS encoding OstA-like protein, whose product MKSFKIKYLLLFIFAFATSIVFAQRKTIEIKYAGFGDKDEEKFPGAQILTRDDAQQIHIFHDGIDMYCDKAIFYGKEDFVEAYGNVKMVQGDTINLNSKYAEYSGKTQLAFASGDVILTEPKSTLTTDTLYFNRAKQEAFYKTGGKVVRDSSGTITSTIGRYFMPRKKYRFQDSVKLVNPEYTLKTKILDYYTDTGHAYMYGPSTIEDAVSKIYCERGFYNTENDTGYFVKKSRIDYDNRVFEGDSMYFDRGRSFASATNNIKVTDTLNNSIVKGHYAEVYRAKDSVFITKRALAITIQEKDSIYMHADTLMVTGKPEHRITRAYYKAKIYKSDISGKADSVHVDHKIGLTKLINLARLNKGDAFSAARKPILWNLKNQMTGDTIHLKSNPETEKLDSLIVFYNAFVISKDTISEDGYNQISGQKLIGLFDDQNNLKQVNILKNSESINYSRNENGELIGIEKSKSADIEMYFENKELTELRKLRQFDGKLYTEEEFPKNARRLRGFDWREDERPNSVEDLFSEDPPLNLPKIKGLEPYNDEEEFFNDDLIGRVKKADQEAKDKNLIKKDEKPKASRNIPKQLMVPKKLPPKTKKRSVNKEE is encoded by the coding sequence TTGAAATCATTTAAAATTAAATATTTACTACTATTTATCTTTGCTTTTGCAACATCAATTGTATTTGCACAACGTAAAACTATAGAGATAAAATATGCTGGATTTGGAGATAAAGACGAAGAAAAATTTCCTGGTGCACAAATTTTAACCAGAGATGATGCCCAACAAATTCACATTTTTCATGACGGCATAGACATGTATTGTGACAAAGCAATATTTTATGGTAAAGAAGACTTTGTCGAAGCGTACGGAAATGTAAAAATGGTTCAAGGTGACACCATAAACCTAAACTCTAAATACGCAGAATATTCTGGTAAAACTCAATTGGCTTTTGCTAGTGGTGATGTAATTTTAACCGAACCTAAATCTACCCTTACAACAGACACATTATACTTTAATAGAGCAAAACAAGAAGCGTTTTATAAAACAGGCGGAAAAGTTGTAAGAGATTCTTCTGGAACAATTACAAGTACTATTGGTCGTTATTTTATGCCAAGAAAAAAATACAGATTTCAAGATAGTGTTAAGTTAGTAAACCCAGAATATACGTTAAAGACTAAAATTTTAGATTATTATACAGATACAGGTCACGCTTATATGTACGGACCTTCAACTATAGAAGACGCTGTAAGTAAAATTTATTGCGAACGCGGTTTTTATAACACAGAAAATGACACAGGTTATTTTGTGAAAAAATCCCGAATAGATTACGATAATCGTGTGTTTGAAGGCGACAGTATGTACTTTGATCGTGGTCGTAGTTTTGCATCGGCAACTAATAATATTAAAGTCACAGACACTTTAAACAACAGTATTGTAAAAGGGCATTATGCCGAAGTGTATCGCGCCAAAGACTCAGTATTTATTACAAAACGCGCTTTAGCCATTACCATTCAAGAAAAAGATAGCATTTACATGCATGCAGACACGTTAATGGTTACCGGTAAACCAGAACATCGTATTACTAGAGCGTATTACAAAGCAAAAATTTACAAATCAGACATAAGTGGTAAAGCAGATTCTGTTCATGTAGATCATAAAATTGGATTAACTAAACTTATCAATCTTGCTAGATTAAATAAAGGTGATGCATTTTCAGCAGCAAGAAAACCAATATTGTGGAATCTTAAAAATCAAATGACAGGAGATACAATTCATTTAAAATCTAATCCAGAAACCGAAAAATTAGATTCGCTAATTGTGTTTTATAATGCATTTGTAATAAGTAAAGATACTATTAGTGAAGATGGTTATAATCAAATTTCTGGACAAAAATTAATTGGATTATTTGATGATCAAAACAATTTAAAACAAGTTAATATTCTTAAAAATTCAGAATCTATTAATTACAGCCGAAATGAAAACGGAGAATTAATTGGTATCGAAAAATCAAAATCTGCAGATATCGAAATGTATTTTGAAAATAAAGAACTAACAGAGCTAAGAAAGCTAAGACAGTTTGACGGTAAATTATATACCGAAGAAGAGTTTCCTAAAAATGCAAGACGATTAAGAGGTTTTGATTGGCGTGAAGATGAAAGGCCAAATTCTGTAGAAGACCTATTTTCAGAAGACCCACCACTTAACCTTCCTAAAATTAAAGGTTTAGAACCATATAATGATGAAGAAGAATTTTTTAACGACGATTTAATTGGTCGTGTAAAAAAAGCCGATCAAGAAGCTAAGGACAAAAATCTAATTAAAAAAGACGAAAAACCTAAAGCCTCTAGAAACATACCTAAACAATTAATGGTACCTAAAAAGTTACCTCCAAAAACCAAAAAGCGTTCTGTAAATAAAGAAGAATAA